In Hahella sp. HNIBRBA332, the genomic window TCAAGGCCACATCTTCTGGCGTATGGATGCCGCTTTCCGTCACGACAATGCGGTCTTCCGGGATGCGGTCCAACAGGTTGATGGTTGTATCAAGGGATACCTCAAAGGTGTGCAGATCGCGGTTGTTGATGCCAACCAACGGCGTATTCAACTCCAAAGCGTATTCCAGCTCCTGGGCGTTATGCACTTCCACCAGTACGTCCAGATCAATCTCCCTGGCCTTGGCGCAATAGCTCTTCATTTGCTGCGGCGTCAGCGCTGCAGCGATCAACAGAATACAGTCCGCATTGAGCAGGCGACTTTCATATACCTGATACTCATCCACGATGAAATCCTTGCGCAGCACTGGCAGAGACGTAGCGCTGCGAGCCTGAATCAGGTATTGGTCAGCGCCCTGAAAGAAATCAATATCAGTGAGAACGGAAAGGCAGGCGGCTCCGCCTTGTTCATAGCTTTTGGCGATGGCTTCGGGATCGAAATTTTCCCGAATCACCCCCTTGCTGGGAGAGGCCTTCTTGATCTCAGCGATGACCGCCGGGGCATTGTGCTGAAACCGCTTTTCGATGGCGCGGGCGAAGCCGCGCACCGGGCCCGCCCGGTGCAGGCCGTCTTTCAGAACGGACAAAGGCTGGCGCAACTTGAGCGCTTCCACTTCCTGTTTCTTACGGTCAATGATCTTTCTCAGAATCGTAGGCGTGTCGTTCATAGGTTGACCTTTATTCC contains:
- the trpC gene encoding indole-3-glycerol phosphate synthase TrpC; this translates as MNDTPTILRKIIDRKKQEVEALKLRQPLSVLKDGLHRAGPVRGFARAIEKRFQHNAPAVIAEIKKASPSKGVIRENFDPEAIAKSYEQGGAACLSVLTDIDFFQGADQYLIQARSATSLPVLRKDFIVDEYQVYESRLLNADCILLIAAALTPQQMKSYCAKAREIDLDVLVEVHNAQELEYALELNTPLVGINNRDLHTFEVSLDTTINLLDRIPEDRIVVTESGIHTPEDVALMQHHRVNTFLVGESFMRADDPGAKLRELFL